Genomic window (Campylobacter magnus):
GACCGCTGGTTTTAAGATAGCAGAAATTTGCCTTTTTAAAAAGCATATCATAAGTAGGCTTTTTTGCCCTCATAAAAGCATTGCTAGCGTCATTTTTATCAGGATTTGCGCCGATTCCATCAGTTATTACTAAAATACATTTTTTACTCATTTTTTACTCTTTTTTGAAAATTATTTGCCAAATTGTAGCTTTAAAAGTTAAACATTAACTTATCTTAGTTAAAATTATGCTTTTTAAATTATTTTTGGATATTTTTATGTTTTATTATTTTGCTGAAATTTTTAATGTTAATTTTCTAAGTTATATCACAGTTAGAGCTGGTTTTGCGTTTTTTTTCTCTTTTGTGCTTTGCGTGCTGGCTTTGCCCTTTTTTATCCGCTGGGCGAAAAAGGCCTGCGCTAGCCAGCCTATCTACGAACTAGCTCCTAGCACTCATCAAGCCAAGTGTCACACGCCTACTATGGGTGGCATTATTTTTGTCGCCTCAGCTGTAGTTGCTAGCCTTTTTAGCGCAAAGCTTGATGAGCCTTTTGTGCTTATTTCACTTTTTGTGATTGTTAGTTTTTCTTTGCTTGGCTTTATTGATGATAGGGCAAAGATTTTAGGGGCTAGCAATCACGCAGGACTTAGCCCAAAGCAAAAGCTTGTTATTCAGTGTATTTTGGCTCTTATAACAGCCGTACTACTGTGGGTGTTTTCTAGCATTGATACGAAGTTTTATTTGCCACTTTTGAAAAACTCGCTTTTTGATTTTAGCTATTTTAGCTTGCTGTTTTGGGCTCTTGTTATCATCTCAGCCTCAAATGCTGTAAATCTCACTGATGGGCTTGATGGACTTGCTACTGTGCCTAGTGTGCTTGCGATTTTCACACTTGGGGTTTATGCGTATTTTATGGGAAATGCTGTATATAGCGGATATTTGCTTTTGCCAAAGTTTGCTGGAATTGGCGAGCTAGTTATCATTGTAAGTGCGATGATAGGGGCGCTGCTTGGCTTTTTGTGGTATAACTGCTATCCAGCGCAAGTATTTATGGGAGATAGTGGAAGCCTTAGTATAGGTGCGTTTATCGGCTACCTTGGTATAGCTACAAAAAACGAAATTTTACTAGTGCTAATAGGCGTGATTTTCGTGCTTGAGACGCTCTCAGTTATACTTCAAGTTGGAAGCTTTAAAATACGCAAAAAACGCATTTTTCTCATGGCACCGCTACATCATCACTTTGAGATAAAAGGCTGGAGCGAGAGTAAGATTATTGTGCGTTTTTGGATGATTGCGCTTTTGGCAAATATCATTGCGCTAATCTTGCTAAAAATCCGCTAAAATCTAGAATTCCCTAAAAAGGCTATATAATAATGAAATCACTTTTTGGCTACGCAAATACCACAAAAGCTATCGCAAAAAGCGGTGGCTGGGCGATTTATGATGATAAGTTTGAGAGAATTTCTAGCGATGAGTGGGGGAATTTGCTTTTGCCAAGCTCGCATTTTAAGGCAGAAAAAAGCCAGCTTGAAATCCCAAGCCCAGGCTTTGCGCCAAGTCATGAGCTGATTTTAAAAGCTAGAAACTTAATCAGCGAGTATGATTATTTTTTTGATATGGGTATGCCAAAGAGTGTGTGGATAAGTGGAACAAATGGTAAAACCACTACTACTAAAATGTGTGAACATTTACTGCGCTTACATGGGGCTTTTATGGGTGGAAATGTGGGCATTGCGCTTGCTGATTTGCCTAGAGCTGCAAGGCTATGGATTTTGGAGACTTCTAGCTTTACTATACATTATACAAAGCGAGCTAGACCTGATATATACGCACTTTTGCCTATCACGCCTGATCATCTTAGCTGGCATGGCGATATGAATGGCTATGAAAATGCCAAGCTAAAGCCACTTAGCATGATGAACGAGCAATGCATAGCTATCATCCCAGCGTGCTTTAAGGAGCGTGAGATTGTAAGGAATTCTAGTGCAAAGATTTATTTTTATTCTAGCGAGCAAGATTTGGCTGATACTTTTGAGCTAGAGTACGATAAAATCGCTTTTAGAGTGCCATTTTTAATGGATGCACTTT
Coding sequences:
- the mraY gene encoding phospho-N-acetylmuramoyl-pentapeptide-transferase; protein product: MFYYFAEIFNVNFLSYITVRAGFAFFFSFVLCVLALPFFIRWAKKACASQPIYELAPSTHQAKCHTPTMGGIIFVASAVVASLFSAKLDEPFVLISLFVIVSFSLLGFIDDRAKILGASNHAGLSPKQKLVIQCILALITAVLLWVFSSIDTKFYLPLLKNSLFDFSYFSLLFWALVIISASNAVNLTDGLDGLATVPSVLAIFTLGVYAYFMGNAVYSGYLLLPKFAGIGELVIIVSAMIGALLGFLWYNCYPAQVFMGDSGSLSIGAFIGYLGIATKNEILLVLIGVIFVLETLSVILQVGSFKIRKKRIFLMAPLHHHFEIKGWSESKIIVRFWMIALLANIIALILLKIR
- the murD gene encoding UDP-N-acetylmuramoyl-L-alanine--D-glutamate ligase, which gives rise to MMKSLFGYANTTKAIAKSGGWAIYDDKFERISSDEWGNLLLPSSHFKAEKSQLEIPSPGFAPSHELILKARNLISEYDYFFDMGMPKSVWISGTNGKTTTTKMCEHLLRLHGAFMGGNVGIALADLPRAARLWILETSSFTIHYTKRARPDIYALLPITPDHLSWHGDMNGYENAKLKPLSMMNEQCIAIIPACFKEREIVRNSSAKIYFYSSEQDLADTFELEYDKIAFRVPFLMDALFALAVQKILLGQADYERVNTFVIENNKLEELRDNRGRLWVNDTKATNIDASMQAIRRYENEKIFIILGGDDKGVDLSPVFDALSALKQEPKIYAIGSNTEKIVNLARNSRISCLACYELKEAIKAIDTDFSGSGVALLSPACASLDQFKSYAQRGDIFKEEIANLK